Proteins encoded by one window of Streptacidiphilus sp. PB12-B1b:
- the lepB gene encoding signal peptidase I: MGSRGRSGAPERPAAEGERGSRAERASRPDSGSRPGTGSRSDTGSRSERAGRGRADRRRAARRAQRRRRRSLIREIPLIMVVALLITLMLQTFFVQVFSIPSGSMQNTIAIGDRVVVDKLSPWFGWKPQRGEVVVFNDPDNWLSDDPVPKDGPVLGAVKTAFTFVGLLPSDRDLIKRVIGVPGDTVACCDSKGRVTVNGKPLDEPYVFPGNPPSLITFKVKVPAGKIWVMGDHRDISADSRYHMSDATGGFVPEKDVVGRAVAVVWPFSHWRTLPVPQTAPPAAASAVPGQSLRQVSSAAVLGPIPGELPLVMGVAASASSRFRNWRRRRGRRSRTAAPPGGSA; the protein is encoded by the coding sequence GTGGGTAGCAGGGGCAGGAGCGGCGCGCCGGAGCGCCCCGCGGCGGAGGGCGAGCGGGGCTCGCGCGCCGAGCGGGCGTCGCGCCCCGACAGCGGCTCGCGCCCCGGGACCGGTTCGCGCTCCGATACCGGTTCGCGCTCCGAGCGGGCCGGGCGCGGGCGCGCGGACCGGCGCCGGGCCGCCCGGCGCGCGCAGCGCCGCAGACGCCGCTCGCTGATCCGCGAGATACCCCTGATCATGGTGGTCGCGCTGCTGATCACCCTGATGCTGCAGACCTTCTTCGTGCAGGTGTTCTCGATCCCGTCGGGCTCCATGCAGAACACCATCGCCATCGGCGACCGGGTGGTCGTGGACAAGCTCTCGCCCTGGTTCGGCTGGAAGCCCCAGCGCGGCGAGGTAGTCGTCTTCAACGACCCCGACAACTGGCTCTCGGACGACCCGGTGCCCAAGGACGGCCCGGTCCTGGGCGCGGTCAAGACCGCCTTCACCTTCGTCGGACTGCTGCCCTCCGACCGCGACCTGATCAAGCGGGTGATCGGCGTCCCCGGCGACACCGTCGCCTGCTGCGACAGCAAGGGGCGCGTGACCGTCAACGGCAAGCCCCTGGACGAGCCCTACGTGTTTCCTGGGAATCCGCCGTCGCTGATCACCTTCAAGGTGAAGGTCCCGGCCGGGAAGATCTGGGTGATGGGCGACCACCGCGACATCTCCGCGGACTCCCGCTACCACATGTCCGACGCCACCGGCGGCTTCGTCCCGGAGAAGGACGTGGTGGGGCGGGCGGTCGCGGTGGTCTGGCCGTTCTCGCACTGGCGCACGCTGCCCGTCCCGCAGACGGCGCCCCCGGCCGCGGCGTCGGCGGTCCCAGGACAAAGTCTTCGTCAAGTATCGTCCGCAGCGGTGCTCGGGCCGATTCCCGGGGAACTTCCGCTCGTTATGGGTGTG
- the lepB gene encoding signal peptidase I — protein METQEAPEDRESPPDPADAGAPEEHSRSSAVRGLLRDAAVLVVVCALALFLVTRFVAEPFSIPSGSMEGTLKVGDRVVVDKLAYRFGAPKRGDVVVFDGRGSFITANSADPDDSSGNDFVKRVIGVGGDTVTCCDRSGRVSVDGVPLDESAYLFPGDAPSTVPFSVKVPSGTLFVLGDHRSQSRDSRDHLGDPGGGFVPVDRVIGRVDWVVYPVDDWRSVDRPQIFAVLESELRKGAVRG, from the coding sequence ATGGAGACCCAAGAAGCGCCCGAGGACCGCGAGTCCCCTCCCGATCCGGCCGACGCCGGAGCCCCGGAGGAGCACTCGCGGTCCTCTGCCGTTCGCGGACTGCTGCGCGACGCCGCGGTGCTGGTCGTGGTCTGCGCGCTGGCACTGTTCCTGGTCACCCGGTTCGTGGCGGAGCCCTTCTCGATCCCCAGCGGGTCGATGGAGGGCACCCTGAAGGTCGGCGACCGGGTGGTCGTGGACAAGCTGGCGTATCGTTTCGGCGCCCCCAAGCGCGGCGACGTCGTCGTCTTCGACGGCCGGGGCTCCTTCATCACCGCCAACTCGGCCGACCCGGACGACAGTTCGGGGAACGACTTCGTCAAGCGGGTGATCGGCGTCGGTGGCGACACGGTGACTTGCTGTGACCGCAGCGGCCGGGTGAGCGTGGACGGCGTTCCGCTGGACGAGTCCGCGTACCTCTTCCCCGGCGACGCCCCCTCGACGGTGCCCTTCTCGGTGAAGGTTCCTTCGGGCACACTGTTCGTGCTGGGAGACCACCGCTCCCAGTCGCGGGACTCCCGTGACCACCTGGGCGACCCCGGCGGCGGCTTCGTACCCGTCGACAGGGTGATCGGTCGAGTCGACTGGGTGGTGTACCCGGTCGACGACTGGCGCTCGGTGGACCGTCCGCAGATCTTCGCCGTGCTTGAGTCAGAGCTGCGGAAGGGCGCCGTACGTGGGTAG
- the rplS gene encoding 50S ribosomal protein L19, with translation MSNLLSAVDAASVRSDIPSFRPGDTVNVHVRVIEGSRSRVQQFKGVVIRRQGDGIRETFTVRKVSFNVGVERTFPVHTPVVEKIEVVTRGAVRRAKLYYLRDLRGKAAKIKEKRDR, from the coding sequence ATGAGCAACCTGCTCAGTGCGGTCGACGCGGCCTCGGTCCGCAGCGACATCCCGTCCTTCCGCCCCGGCGACACCGTCAACGTCCACGTGCGCGTCATCGAGGGCAGCCGCTCGCGTGTGCAGCAGTTCAAGGGCGTTGTCATCCGTCGTCAGGGTGACGGCATCCGCGAGACCTTCACGGTCCGCAAGGTCAGCTTCAACGTCGGCGTGGAGCGCACCTTCCCGGTGCACACCCCGGTCGTCGAGAAGATCGAGGTCGTGACTCGTGGCGCCGTCCGCCGCGCCAAGCTGTACTACCTGCGCGACCTGCGCGGCAAGGCCGCGAAGATCAAGGAGAAGCGCGACCGCTGA
- the trmD gene encoding tRNA (guanosine(37)-N1)-methyltransferase TrmD — MRIDIVTIFPEYLEPLNVSLVGKARARGLLDVRLHGLREHTADVHRTVDDSPYGGGPGMVMKPEPWAAALDGVTASAGPADGEAPTLVVPTPSGRPFTQQLAQELAGRPWLAFAPARYEGIDRRVIDDAATRMPVVEVSIGDYVLAGGEVAVLVIVEAVARLLPGVLGNAESHQDDSFAPGRMADLLEGPVYTKPAEWRGLPVPEVLLSGNHGRIARWRRDQAFARTLAMRPDLLERWDRSAMDKHDLRALAELGVHWDEAQARFRRTASGVEE; from the coding sequence TTGCGCATCGACATCGTCACCATCTTTCCCGAGTACCTGGAGCCGTTGAACGTCTCCCTGGTCGGCAAGGCCCGCGCCCGGGGCCTGCTGGACGTCCGGCTGCACGGGCTGCGCGAGCACACCGCCGACGTGCACCGCACCGTGGACGACTCCCCGTACGGCGGCGGCCCCGGCATGGTGATGAAGCCCGAGCCCTGGGCGGCCGCGCTGGACGGCGTCACCGCCTCGGCCGGTCCCGCCGACGGCGAGGCCCCGACGCTGGTGGTGCCCACCCCCAGCGGCCGGCCGTTCACCCAGCAGCTGGCCCAGGAGCTGGCCGGACGCCCCTGGCTGGCCTTCGCCCCGGCCCGCTACGAGGGCATCGACCGCCGGGTGATCGACGACGCCGCGACCCGGATGCCGGTGGTCGAGGTCTCCATCGGCGACTACGTGCTGGCCGGCGGTGAGGTCGCGGTGCTGGTCATCGTCGAGGCGGTGGCCAGGCTGCTGCCGGGCGTCCTCGGCAACGCCGAGTCGCACCAGGACGACTCCTTCGCCCCGGGCCGGATGGCCGACCTGCTGGAGGGCCCGGTCTACACCAAGCCCGCCGAGTGGCGCGGCCTGCCGGTGCCGGAGGTCCTGCTCAGCGGCAACCACGGCAGGATCGCCCGCTGGCGGCGCGACCAGGCGTTCGCCCGCACCCTGGCGATGCGCCCGGACCTGCTGGAGCGCTGGGACCGGTCCGCGATGGACAAGCACGACCTGCGCGCGCTGGCCGAACTGGGCGTCCACTGGGACGAGGCGCAGGCGCGGTTTAGGCGCACGGCGAGCGGTGTGGAAGAATAG
- the rimM gene encoding ribosome maturation factor RimM (Essential for efficient processing of 16S rRNA), which produces MQLVVARIGRAHGIKGQVSVEVRTDEPELRLAPGAVLATDPASAGPLTVADGRVHSGRLLLRFQGIDDRNGAEALRGTLLIAEVDPAQTPDDPEEFYDHQLIGLEVVLADGTPVGELAAVLHLPAQDLLSVKRPDGSEALVPFVHEIVPEIDLDRRRAVLTPPPGLLDPSQAEVASARADEPDADVDTADADAESE; this is translated from the coding sequence GTGCAGCTCGTCGTCGCCCGGATCGGCCGGGCCCACGGCATCAAGGGGCAGGTCTCGGTGGAGGTGCGCACCGACGAGCCGGAACTGCGGCTCGCGCCCGGCGCGGTGCTGGCCACCGACCCCGCCTCGGCCGGCCCGCTCACCGTGGCCGACGGGCGTGTGCACAGCGGACGGCTGCTGCTCCGGTTCCAGGGGATCGACGACCGCAACGGCGCCGAGGCGCTGCGCGGCACCCTGCTGATCGCCGAGGTCGACCCGGCGCAGACCCCGGACGATCCGGAGGAGTTCTACGACCACCAGCTGATCGGCCTGGAGGTCGTCCTCGCCGACGGCACCCCGGTCGGCGAGCTGGCCGCGGTGCTGCACCTGCCCGCGCAGGACCTGCTGTCGGTGAAGCGCCCGGACGGGAGCGAGGCGCTGGTGCCGTTCGTCCACGAGATCGTCCCGGAGATCGACCTCGACCGGCGCCGGGCGGTGCTCACCCCGCCGCCGGGCCTGCTCGACCCGTCCCAGGCGGAGGTCGCCTCCGCCCGCGCGGACGAGCCGGACGCCGACGTAGACACCGCCGACGCCGACGCCGAGTCCGAGTAA
- a CDS encoding RNA-binding protein, with protein MLEEALEHLVKGIVENPDDVQVHSRELRRGRILEVRVHPEDLGKVIGRGGRTARALRTVVTALGGRSVRVDLVDVDGVR; from the coding sequence ATGCTCGAGGAAGCCCTCGAACACCTGGTCAAGGGCATCGTCGAGAACCCGGACGACGTCCAGGTGCACTCGCGTGAACTTCGCCGGGGCCGCATCCTCGAAGTGCGCGTGCACCCCGAGGACCTCGGCAAGGTCATCGGCCGGGGCGGCCGTACCGCGCGTGCCCTGCGCACCGTGGTCACCGCCCTCGGCGGTCGCAGTGTCCGCGTCGACCTGGTCGACGTGGACGGCGTGCGATAG
- the rpsP gene encoding 30S ribosomal protein S16 yields MAVKIKLKRLGKIRSPHYRIVVADARTKRDGRAIEEIGVYQPTYDPSIIKVDNERAQYWLSVGAQPTEAVLAILKLTGDWQQFKGLPAPAPLKVAEPKVTDFSHLFAKAVAGFEDSTTGVAITPKAKKSDKKDEAAAESDAPATEA; encoded by the coding sequence GTGGCAGTCAAGATCAAGCTGAAGCGTCTCGGCAAGATTCGCTCCCCGCACTACCGCATCGTCGTCGCCGACGCCCGCACCAAGCGTGACGGTCGCGCGATCGAGGAGATCGGCGTCTACCAGCCGACCTACGACCCCTCGATCATCAAGGTCGACAACGAGCGCGCCCAGTACTGGCTGAGCGTCGGCGCCCAGCCGACCGAGGCCGTGCTCGCCATCCTCAAGCTCACCGGTGACTGGCAGCAGTTCAAGGGCCTTCCCGCCCCGGCGCCGCTCAAGGTCGCCGAGCCCAAGGTCACGGACTTCTCGCACCTCTTCGCCAAGGCCGTCGCGGGCTTCGAGGACTCCACCACCGGCGTGGCGATCACCCCCAAGGCCAAGAAGTCGGACAAGAAGGACGAGGCCGCGGCCGAGTCCGACGCGCCCGCCACCGAGGCCTGA